The following are encoded in a window of Pecten maximus chromosome 17, xPecMax1.1, whole genome shotgun sequence genomic DNA:
- the LOC117315680 gene encoding uncharacterized protein LOC117315680 translates to MPLFTNLRISSETLKWAEAKEYCEDWNGHLIVLDSQDKWNYFTAHDQYQEYRLHEGFYWIYMRFNDTFKCGDGKVQPWVYSGWGRGDTSYQEPDGCPEQSCVLLLNNQMYTARCYTRKKALCETDPTTTSRLDAVDGDITHSSTHFTESDTAVFTVSSPETDVFSTLSLSTQTTEAEGETISDLQETSATSVLTPTTALVTHDVNNSTCNTCCLLKNLTKLDRRELDEILRGLRIQLEVNKTMLSSQRRKLISVYDSRPSSVAMGGVACIILAAVVGVIVVPDGVSLVRLVYKQFESQHDTSVSVG, encoded by the exons ATGCCCCTCTTCACGAATCTGCGAATCAGTTCAGAAACATTGAAATGGGCAGAAGCTAAAGAATACTGTGAGGATTGGAATGGCCATCTGATCGTTCTAGATAGTCAGGACAAGTGGAACTACTTCACAGCTCACGACCAATACCAAGAATATCGATT ACACGAGGGGTTTTACTGGATATACATGAGATTCAATGACACTTTCAAGTGCGGCGACGGAAAAGTACAGCCATGGGTCTATAGTGGATGGGGAAGGGGGGACACTTCTTATCAAGAGCCTGATGGTTGTCCTGAACAATCGTGTGTGTTGCTATTAAACAATCAGATGTACACCGCAAGGTGTTATACTCGCAAAAAGGCTCTCTGTGAGACAG ATCCGACTACGACATCTCGACTGGATGCAGTTGATGGCGACATCACACATTCATCTACACATTTCACCGAATCAGATACTGCAGTTTTCACTGTGTCCTCACCAGAAACTGATGTATTTTCTACTCTCTCCCTTTCGACTCAAACGACAGAAGCGGAAGGCGAGACGATATCTGATCTGCAGGAAACATCTGCGACGTCAGTTTTAACACCTACCACGGCTCTAGTCACTCATGATGTAAACAATAGCACGTGTAATACATGCTGTCTCCTCAAGAACCTCACAAAACTTGACAGACGGGAACTTGATGAGATTCTGCGTGGGTTAAGGATTCAGTTGGAAGTAAACAAAACCATGTTGTCCTCCCAGAGGCGTAAACTCATCAGCGTGTATGACTCCCGGCCCAGTAGTGTGGCCATGGGAGGCGTGGCCTGTATCATCCTGGCCGCGGTTGTCGGAGTGATCGTTGTACCGGACGGTGTCAGTCTTGTTAGGCTAGTGTACAAACAGTTTGAATCACAACACGATACATCAGTCTCGGTAGGCTAG
- the LOC117315812 gene encoding uncharacterized protein LOC117315812: MSILATHAYVYINNISFGDTIRKPGNQTSKIKFDPIRNTSDPARSCLTLPDPVNRLTPAYVRKKLASNNPQIGLDLKEFRGSSEEKTVKRILKFITAENITVSPTPAFINLVIHRSNASDRTSFSDAYVSLQISYEIQEAFETDYDSGCPESKLVYMKDILNVSVLENFQTCGVDAIEKYPDVCRQSFLRLLEFLREKRNHEKAIKKLLTATTLSTNGNKETQIMAGLAHHLFSQLVPGKKYEVDEYAKQLPKECGCGCKANICSGNTSVGKINLILFIAHTLYKILVRAQRASELMPWCSVNRPSVRPPCVNFPF, encoded by the exons ATGTCCATCCTAGCTACCCACGCGTATGTATACATCAACAATATATCATTCGGTGATACGATACGGAAACCTGGCAATCAGACATCTAAGATAAA GTTCGATCCTATACGCAATACCTCCGATCCTGCCCGATCCTGCCTGACTCTgcccgatcctgtaaatcgtctaACCCCTGCGTATGTCAGAAAGAAACTGGCCTCAAACAATCCACAAATTGGCCTTGATTTAAAAGAATTCAGGGGGTCGTCAGAGGAGAAAACCGTCAAACGTATTTTGAAATTCATCACAGCTGAAAATATAACTGTTTCTCCCACACCTGCATTCATCAACCTTGTGATACATAGAAGTAACGCTTCAGACAGAACGTCATTTAGCGATGCCTACGTCTCTCTTCAAATTAGCTATGAAATTCAGGAGGCATTTGAAACAGATTATGACAGCGGGTGTCCGGAGAGTAAGCTCGTTTACATGAAGGACATTCTAAATGTATCTGTTCTGGAAAACTTTCAAACATGTGGAGTGGACGCCATCGAGAAATATCCGGACGTTTGCCGACAATCTTTTTTGAGATTGTTGGAATTTCTGCGTG AGAAAAGAAATCATGAAAAGGCAATTAAAAAACTTCTCACTGCAACCACTCTTTCAACAAATGGAAACAAAGAGACACAGATTATGGCTGGATTGGCACATCACCTATTTTCTCAGTTGGTACCAGGGAAGAAGTATGAGGTTGATGAATATGCAAAGCAACTTCCAAAGGAATGTGGCTGTGGTTGTAAGGCCAACATTTGTTCAGGAAACACTTCAGTTGGTAAGATCAATTTGATTTTATTCATtgcacatacattgtacaagataCTAGTAAGAGCCCAAAgagcaagtgagcttatgccatggtgcagcgtcaATCGTCCTTCCGTCCGGCCACCCTGTGTCAACTTTCCCTTTTGA
- the LOC117315582 gene encoding uncharacterized protein LOC117315582: MNISRKVKVGVTLTGCAILLLFLNKGYVSRESSHTSLTAQYLKVRKQPALITLFTTWKTFPEIYDVYNNTLRNWPRLLPDVTIIVFTNDHIPDKYKQLGWTVLPVKHQVKGHPILKHMFLEAIQLQPHSQLYGFANADLLFTDSLVESLRAVVSSPVLFKKTFLVVGRRMNTPNITREEASSWRNITKASKRGKLMEATRGIDYFITSPNYHWRHIPGVQVGQKLYDNWLVWDARRMGYHVIDVTNTLLAVHQDAPYPKQHGRMNQNLVLIKEPSQKLYNRGVVACCNLYTVHINRTIRLQRKKLPKHCFH; encoded by the coding sequence ATGAATATCTCAAGAAAGGTGAAGGTTGGTGTCACTTTAACGGGATGTGCAATATTATTGTTATTCCTCAATAAGGGATACGTATCGCGTGAGTCTAGCCATACCTCCTTAACCGCACAGTATCTTAAAGTCAGAAAACAACCAGCTCTGATCACACTGTTTACAACTTGGAAGACATTCCCAGAGATATATGACGTATACAACAATACCTTACGTAACTGGCCAAGACTACTGCCTGACGTAACGATCATAGTGTTCACTAATGATCACATTCCGGACAAGTATAAACAGTTAGGCTGGACGGTGTTGCCAGTTAAACATCAAGTCAAAGGTCACCCTATTCTCAAACACATGTTTCTGGAAGCAATTCAGCTACAACCACATTCACAACTATATGGATTTGCCAATGCAGACTTACTCTTCACGGATTCTCTCGTGGAAAGTTTGCGCGCTGTTGTCAGCTCGCCTGTATTATTTAAGAAAACTTTCTTGGTTGTTGGACGCCGCATGAACACCCCGAACATCACGCGCGAGGAAGCAAGCTCGTGGAGGAATATAACCAAGGCTTCAAAACGGGGAAAGCTTATGGAGGCCACGCGCGGCATTGATTACTTTATAACGTCTCCTAACTACCACTGGAGACACATACCCGGCGTTCAAGTCGGACAGAAGTTATATGATAATTGGTTGGTTTGGGACGCTCGGAGAATGGGCTACCATGTGATCGATGTAACAAACACATTGCTGGCCGTCCATCAAGATGCACCTTACCCTAAACAGCACGGACGAATGAATCAAAATCTTGTATTGATAAAGGAACCCAGCCAAAAACTCTATAACCGGGGAGTCGTGGCGTGTTGTAACCTTTATACCGTACACATTAATCGGACCATACGTCTTCAACGCAAAAAGTTACCAAAACATTGTTTCCATTGa